From the Theileria equi strain WA chromosome 4 map unlocalized gcontig_1105316255041, whole genome shotgun sequence genome, one window contains:
- a CDS encoding conserved hypothetical protein (encoded by transcript BEWA_047900A) translates to MEKKEIPFEKSLAAVEENKAIDPCSSQWLLIWMYGAYLDENFTPEQRKSIEVFYKTMPDLCTNAKQCFRKFVDTVPPQAENRRTLMGWIQMAENSCRTQNGLKPKPFRYVECYVRSKAEDWTTNGSLKKSDGKMPSIELSILELGSS, encoded by the exons atggagaaaaaGGAAATTCCGTTTGAAAAGTCCTTAGCAGCCGTAGAAGAGAACAAGGCAATCGATCCCTGCAGCTCGCAGTGGCTACTC ATTTGGATGTACGGAGCATATCTAGACGAGAATTTTACCCCGGAACAGAGGAAGAGCATCGAGGTATTCTACAAGACAATGCCAGACTTGTGCACCAACGCAAAGCAGTGCTTCCGGAAATTCGTAGACACCGTCCCCCCTCA GGCCGAAAATAGGCGCACGTTGATGGGATGGATACAAATGGCAGAGAACTCCTGCAGGACACAAAATGGTCTCAAACCAAAGCCTTTCAGGTATGTTGAATGTTATGTACGTAGCAAAGCGGAGGACTGGacgaccaacgggagcttaaagaagagtgatggCAAGatgccaagcatcgagttgtctattctggaGCTTGGATCATCTTGA
- a CDS encoding hypothetical protein (encoded by transcript BEWA_047930A): MRVLSVLFGVFFLRFCRGGPPAGPNNFRSSATGSRVSTPPNGRPHVVSSQVSIGSDVARITGGGPVSGPQPTKLDKKPQAIARGTPTCRQTPQAKGTGNTQDSKLLQTSVPDSFNTQRTNIMSDVEKLMGTSTTNPDRKPAAKVEVKRDTASSVGPGSIPRGTNYSDIGTRSLDRTSLVSSGPSHDPLTMARPLQVGNVPSQALAGGSIRPSSTILKDQLSPPSLKDTEKGVKIPMRDQRVATSTTATTQTLSSPTLGSSTLTQGIGSLGAQNTPTTPRESLGTSVLQSQLSRPEPPQEKTPLPGVKPAVTQTPQTKAMLDGINKDVDKMLGQIPQATKPPLTTPSASLGVLNSNSPSIPVTVPASLSGSTSLGATTSLGLSPSVTRNKATIGGSTSQTNASGGSNPVTSTQDGGSGPVAPKPASSGPSLGSQSSAIGLTSTTKDTKSSLGQGAPTTPETGLQGSQLSSQLGNSGTKVLSAQGTLPTSNVQKSAVVQTPLPSQPGLLSHQNTGDNGLPGGQLNLQTLPKPVGTPSGVDSAGSLDRTKLGASSDTKVLTQQGSRQATGAPALPKAAQPNTPGGPQAPVQTEAKNHPVTQQPPGNPVQEAPKQAAPQGLVAQAVPQQSTTKPGTQGAVQPKPQQSAKPETTHTVQQRAGSQLGNLQQKTQVTGVVVTQMSQKNLTPQPSGGQNQDIRKTTLSLTSQGTKSPATPSQAPQPKVAVPPPPKRMNAYDILRSIDLSKANKISFDTETLIEGGIPTLKLTLKRCAKANPFTFDGKNIWKGQDVEDTCSSATITFGSDGPVTATFVCKLKSGSEFTSYRKFNNDEWVRVDRAEVDKIHVELKNELEKLKSKPIAETQTTSPQKAGAAQAVGEPEQVEYNPSADGVLNLSKDLIGDIVSLQRGEFNAVRSRRYILAREDFKVTSLVDGSETLWTAGDGQIFKNCTFHTPQSHTPLFVVTFNNGNADVNKRFVRRGNKWEPIAETEFNDRFNKMKSGKSEASFAAVGMVELNLQKLDLATFEFFDYYYDGVHTKLISAGNATVTKLLNGQETIWTPSGETFDHAKVYYKKDRSAGLCSVASTGSGVVHLKNFERLNGKWVEFEGNLDKKLDGMRNIKEPDDTVTINFADPYENDDKVTVFKLKLLGVETLLFHPKQGFGIDEIKLGETAIWQGFASQICFVCSLHYVSNEPGLFSFTIRNKDKISYKYYANKGNEWKSIEQDEYLRKLDVQQYKGKEAPQGNVRLANKVGAKSNAKR; encoded by the coding sequence ATGAGAGTTTTATCGGTACTCTTTGgagtcttcttcctccggTTCTGCAGGGGTGGTCCTCCAGCTGGACCGAATAATTTCAGATCTTCTGCTACAGGGTCAAGAGTATCGACTCCGCCTAATGGTAGACCTCATGTAGTTTCATCTCAGGTCTCTATTGGCTCAGATGTTGCAAGAATTACTGGAGGAGGGCCAGTATCTGGTCCACAACCTACGAAACTCGATAAAAAACCACAGGCAATAGCACGAGGAACTCCCACCTGTCGACAAACTCCACAGGCCAAAGGCACTGGCAATACCCAGGATTCTAAACTATTGCAAACTTCGGTACCAGATTCGTTCAACACCCAAAGAACTAATATCATGAGTGATGTTGAAAAACTTATGGGAACAAGTACGACCAATCCTGATCGAAAACCAGCTGCTAAGGTTGAAGTAAAGCGTGATACAGCATCATCGGTTGGACCGGGGTCTATTCCCCGAGGAACAAATTACTCTGATATAGGAACCAGGTCACTGGATAGAACGTCCTTGGTTTCATCTGGACCTTCACATGATCCACTAACAATGGCAAGACCTCTACAAGTTGGAAATGTTCCATCACAGGCACTTGCTGGGGGTAGCATTAGGCCTTCTTCAACTATTCTAAAGGATCAACTAAGTCCACCCTCACTAAAGGATACAGAGAAGGGTGTGAAGATTCCTATGAGAGACCAGAGGGTAGCTACGAGTACTACAGCTACTACCCAGACTCTCTCTTCACCTACTCTAGGGAGCTCTACACTAACTCAAGGAATTGGATCTCTAGGTGCTCAGAATACACCTACTACTCCAAGAGAATCTTTGGGGACATCTGTACTGCAATCTCAACTTTCTAGGCCAGAACCACCTCAAGAAAAGACTCCTCTCCCAGGAGTAAAGCCTGCTGTTACACAAACTCCACAAACTAAGGCTATGCTAGATGGAATCAATAAGGATGTCGATAAGATGCTTGGACAAATTCCTCAAGCAACAAAGCCTCCATTGACAACACCATCGGCATCTCTTGGAGTTCTCAATTCAAACTCTCCTAGTATACCCGTCACAGTTCCTGCTAGTCTATCTGGTAGTACATCTCTTGGAGCTACTACTTCATTGGGGCTTTCTCCCTCCGTTACTCGTAATAAAGCCACTATTGGAGGGAGTACTTCTCAGACTAATGCTTCTGGAGGATCAAACCCAGTTACTAGTACTCAAGATGGAGGATCTGGTCCAGTAGCTCCTAAACCTGCTTCATCAGGTCCTTCTCTTGGATCTCAGTCTTCTGCTATAGGTTTAACGAGTACTACAAAGGATACTAAATCCTCCCTTGGTCAGGGAGCTCCAACTACACCTGAAACTGGACTCCAGGGTTCTCAATTATCTTCACAATTGGGTAACAGTGGAACAAAAGTGTTGTCAGCTCAGGGAACTTTACCTACTTCTAACGTTCAAAAGTCTGCAGTTGTACAAACACCTTTGCCAAGTCAACCAGGACTACTCTCTCATCAGAATACTGGGGACAATGGACTCCCGGGTGGACAATTAAATCTTCAGACACTCCCTAAACCGGTAGGTACTCCATCAGGAGTAGATTCTGCAGGAAGTCTGGATAGGACTAAGTTGGGTGCTAGCTCTGACACTAAGGTTTTAACTCAACAAGGTAGTCGGCAAGCAACAGGAGCTCCTGCTCTTCCTAAAGCTGCGCAACCTAATACTCCTGGAGGACCTCAAGCTCCAGTTCAGACAGAAGCAAAGAATCATCCTGTAACTCAGCAGCCACCTGGTAACCCTGTTCAGGAAGCACCAAAACAGGCGGCTCCACAAGGCTTAGTTGCTCAAGCAGTTCCCCAACAAAGTACTACTAAACCTGGTACACAAGGAGCTGTGCAACCTAAACCTCAGCAATCAGCGAAACCAGAGACAACTCATACAGTTCAGCAAAGAGCTGGTTCTCAATTAGGGAATCTACAGCAGAAAACTCAAGTTACTGGTGTGGTTGTTACTCAGATGTCTCAAAAAAATCTCACTCCTCAGCCCTCAGGTGGCCAAAATCAGGATATTAGGAAAACAACCCTATCTTTAACTTCTCAGGGAACTAAATCTCCTGCTACTCCATCCCAAGCTCCACAGCCAAAGGTTGCAGTTCCTCCACCACCAAAAAGGATGAACGCATATGACATCCTTAGATCTATTGATTTATCAAAGGCTAACAAAATCTCTTTCGATACAGAAACATTGATAGAAGGTGGAATTCCTACTCTAAAACTAACTTTAAAACGGTGCGCCAAGGCAAATCCTTTCACAtttgatggtaaaaataTATGGAAAGGTCAGGATGTTGAAGACACGTGTTCCTCGGCAACCATTACCTTTGGATCTGATGGGCCAGTTACTGCTACATTTGTTTGCAAACTCAAAAGTGGAAGTGAGTTTACTAGTTACCGCAAGTTCAATAATGATGAATGGGTGAGAGTTGACAGAGCTGAAGTCGACAAAATTCATGTGGAACTCAAAAATGAGCTTGAAAAGTTGAAATCTAAGCCTATAGCAGAGACTCAGACTACCAGTCCGCAAAAGGCTGGCGCTGCTCAAGCTGTTGGCGAACCTGAACAAGTGGAGTACAATCCCTCAGCTGATGGCGTTCTCAACTTGTCCAAGGACCTTATAGGTGATATTGTATCATTGCAAAGAGGTGAATTTAATGCTGTAAGGTCAAGAAGATATATTCTGGCTAGGGAAGATTTCAAGGTTACTTCCCTTGTGGATGGTAGTGAGACCTTATGGACTGCTGGAGATGGTCAAATCTTCAAGAATTGCACCTTTCACACTCCGCAGAGTCACACACCTCTATTTGTCGTGACATTTAATAACGGCAATGCTGATGTTAATAAACGTTTTGTTAGACGTGGTAACAAATGGGAACCTATAGCAGAAACCGAATTCAATGATAGGTTCAACAAGATGAAATCTGGCAAATCTGAAGCTTCTTTTGCTGCAGTTGGTATGGTGGAATTGAATCTTCAAAAACTTGATCTAGCTACTTTTGAGTTCTTTGACTATTACTACGACGGTGTTCATACCAAACTTATTTCGGCTGGTAATGCTACCGTTACCAAGTTGCTAAATGGGCAAGAGACTATATGGACTCCATCTGGAGAAACATTTGATCATGCTAAAGTATACTATAAAAAGGATAGGAGTGCGGGATTATGCTCTGTTGCAAGCACTGGTAGTGGTGTAgtacatttaaaaaattttgaacGTTTAAATGGGAAGTGGGTAGAGTTTGAAGGGAATTTAGATAAAAAACTGGATGGAATgaggaatataaaggaACCCGATGATACTGTCACTATTAATTTTGCTGACCCttatgagaatgatgaCAAAGTTACAGTATTTAAGTTGAAATTACTTGGGGTGGAAACATTACTCTTCCATCCAAAACAAGGGTTTGGTATCGACGAGATCAAACTGGGAGAAACAGCCATATGGCAAGGCTTTGCTAGTCAAATATGTTTTGTTTGTTCCCTTCATTATGTATCTAATGAACCGGGCCTTTTTTCCTTTACAATTAGGAACAAGGATAAGATTAGCTATAAATACTATGCAAACAAGGGTaacgaatggaagagtattGAGCAGGATGAATACTTGAGAAAGTTAGATGTGCAGCAGTACAAGGGCAAAGAAGCCCCTCAAGGCAACGTACGTCTTGCAAACAAAGTTGGTGCTAAATCTAATGCAAAACGCTAG
- a CDS encoding signal peptide containing protein (encoded by transcript BEWA_047870A): MKISCAIYLVLLAKTSLSHASKPSGAEGNDTRDETPVSRGNEVSNEEHGSGLGASAPTKTLPAKGGNVATGGSGDQSFDNLQGKAFVAHYQGFERQPLPPTLTLDILHPHDYVTLTDRDIAFSGDWERTFHYKLGDFTEVSEGGQTIWKAGNDGKHCSFVRTVINGQNPKSMSLIVRGNNEVDVQFFTRDDSGKWNHVPKKHVLSVPENGQGTKDTTAEDTAPASKPTEVLATPTAETTTEQTTPTQAESGDNPDAKPYESKQKVQAPNDAPAEKKNNKV, translated from the coding sequence atgaAGATTTCATGTGCTATCTATCTTGTGCTTCTCGCTAAAACATCCTTGTCTCATGCCTCAAAGCCGTCTGGAGCCGAGGGAAATGACACTAGAGACGAGACACCTGTTTCCAGAGGAAATGAAGTGTCTAATGAAGAACACGGAAGCGGTCTAGGTGCTTCTGCTCCAACTAAAACTCTCCCAGCTAAGGGAGGAAATGTTGCTACTGGTGGATCTGGAGATCAGTCTTTTGACAACTTGCAGGGCAAAGCTTTTGTAGCACATTATCAAGGGTTTGAAAGGCAACCACTGCCACCTACTCTTACCCTCGATATCTTGCACCCGCATGATTATGTAACACTGACAGATAGAGATATCGCTTTTTCCGGGGACTGGGAAAGAACATTTCACTATAAGTTAGGTGATTTTACTGAAGTTTCAGAAGGAGGACAGACAATATGGAAAGCTGGGAATGATGGTAAGCACTGTTCATTTGTGAGAACAGTTATTAATGGCCAAAATCCTAAATCCATGTCATTGATTGTCAGAGGTAACAATGAAGTTGATGTACAATTTTTCACGAGAGATGATAGTGGAAAATGGAATCATGTGCCAAAAAAACATGTGCTCTCTGTGCCAGAAAATGGTCAAGGTACTAAAGATACTACTGCTGAAGATACTGCTCCTGCTTCTAAACCCACTGAAGTTCTTGCTACTCCTACTGCTGAAACTACTACTGAACAAACTACTCCTACTCAAGCTGAATCTGGTGATAATCCTGATGCTAAACCATATGAAAGTAAGCAAAAGGTACAAGCTCCCAATGATGCCCCTGCGGAAAAGAAAAATAACAAAGTCTAA
- a CDS encoding conserved hypothetical protein (encoded by transcript BEWA_047880A): protein MRFLRKKPGPSLEETSGQIGEKISALDAKINACNLELAKIKTAMASARAPSATSLAKKKASEILQRRKVYETQRDSLVATQLNIDRSEYTHAQIKTANLMKDALATSLKTMKKEAKKVNLAKIEKLQDEIEDMNMYAEEISDVLGRQYEVPEDIDEGTLDLEFSMLDESILDEAFNSLEENATSNLNFDEETSQTGEREEPQIGDMSHIEGYYGTGIKPFNVTVQLKEIYNT, encoded by the exons ATGAG GTTTCTGAGGAAAAAGCCCGGACCTTCCTTGGAAGAAACGTCAG GTCAAATTGGGGAGAAAATATCCGCGTTGGACGCCAAAATCAATGCATGCAATTTGGAACTCGCAAAAATCAAAACTGCAATGGCATCGGCTAGGGCACCATCTGCAACTTCTTTGGCCAAGAAAAAAGCGTCTGAGATATTACAGAGAAGAAAGGTATATGAGACGCAGCGGGACAGTCTTGTAGCCACGCAGCTTAATATCGATCGCTCTGAATATACCCATGCCCAAATAAAGACCGCCAATCTCATG AAGGATGCTTTGGCTACCTCTCTAAAGACAATGAAGAAGGAGGCTAAAAAGGTCAATCTCGCCAAAATTGAG AAACTGCAAGACGAGATTGAAGACATGAACATGTATGCGGAGGAAATATCTGATGTCTTGGGAAGACAATACGAG GTCCCAGAGGATATCGACGAAGGCACCCTGGATCTCGAGTTTTCTATGCTAGACGAAAGTATACTGGATGAGGCATTCAACTCCCTTGAAGAGAATGCAACTAGCAATCTCAACTTTGATGAGGAAACTAGTCAAACGGGAGAAAGAGAGGAACCACAAATCGGTGATATGTCGCACATTGAAG GTTACTATGGAACTGGGATTAAACCCTTTAATGTAACGGTTCAGTTGAAAGAAATATACAATACGTAA
- a CDS encoding conserved hypothetical protein (encoded by transcript BEWA_047910A) has translation MLLYSKVLLNALESAGKTAKIRFSEDTLKEVITKTLGKPTSSDEIRYFKSTRRTRALAPCIFGHLRPKVKLVASALEASELPKSTLPEIAFYGRSNVGKSLLINAVLGKHGFCDVKDLPGTTRKLFFYKVCSPGRVMLVDMPGYGYSVCSEDVSILYNEFSLWYIKNRENLKLLVLLIDGRVGLKRSDFEVINFCDKYKVRWLPVISKCDAVKPVLLAKMIQKVRFDTQQFRFMLTHAIPVSGMKMQNLDELRNILGEFKAIPTIEKPPLEPKKDAKEPKTKTSKKLLYNYLPEEKRLPLAYIPENATSSPTQPVSQSAPIKAAESKDAVKATGTGSHSLKDIILGSLDDIYAKMGFKDELLASTCTDSEEAVDDSLVPSNFTPEASFGAGYKINKGYIEIANYSYKSLELDKKNSENALVTKSTQDGLENGSQLIDGDIQFELSVNIGDTLEYVATDDENAPQKSNLVAEKIASFERKLSSGLLKFSKIGRPQFKRSYKRVFSMFKPKNAKKYMYITKTNEKVDNWRKIYNKWSKWSRRHPDLARYVYLAAGSI, from the exons ATGCTTCTGTACAGCAAGGTCTTGCTAAACGCCCTGGAATCGGCCGGGAAAACGGCCAAGATTAGGTTTTCGGAAGACACACTCAAGGAGGTTATAACAAAGACTCTCG GAAAACCAACGTCCAGCGACGAAATTCGCTATTTTAAATCAACTAGAAGGACCAGGGCGCTCGCTCCTTGCATTTTTGGCCACTTGAGGCCGAAAGTCAAGTTGGTAGCATCGGCTTTAGAAGCCTCCGAACTCCCAAAGTCCACTCTTCCAGAG ATCGCATTTTACGGGAGAAGCAACGTCGGTAAATCGCTATtgataaatgcagttttggGAAAACATGGATTTTGTGATGTAAAGGACCTTCCGGGGACAACCAGAAAGCTTTTTTTCTACAAG GTCTGTTCTCCCGGTAGGGTCATGCTTGTGGATATGCCCGGGTATGGGTACAGCGTATGCAGTGAGGACGTTTCAATTCTCTACAACGAGTTCTCCCTGTGGTATATAAAGAATAGGGAGAATTTAAAGCTCCTGGTCCTATTGATTGATGG GAGGGTTGGTCTCAAGAGGTCGGATTTCGAAgttataaatttttgtgACAAATACAAGGTGCGGTGGTTACCAGTTATATCAAAGTGTGATGCTGTGAAGCCCGTGTTACTTGCAAAAATGATTCAGAAGGTGCGGTTTGATACGCAGCAATTTAGATTTATGTTGACGCATGCAATTCCAGTTAGCGGTATGAAAATGCAGAATTTGGACGAGCTGAGGAATATTCTCGGTGAATTCAAGGCCATACCAACGATAGAAAAACCTCCGCTTGAACCGAAAAAAGATGCAAAGGAGCCTAAAACCAAAACTTCAAAAAAGCTTCTCTACAACTATCTCCCCGAAGAAAAGAGACTGCCTTTGGCATATATTCCAGAGAATGCTACTTCTAGCCCTACCCAACCTGTGTCTCAATCTGCACCAATTAAAGCTGCTGAATCAAAGGATGCTGTCAAGGCAACGGGTACAGGGAGCCATTCTCTAAAGGACATAATTCTAGGATCGCTGGATGATATTTACGCCAAAATGGGCTTCAAGGATGAATTACTGGCTAGCACTTGTACAGATTCTGAGGAAGCTGTAGATGATTCTCTGGTTCCTAGCAATTTTACGCCCGAAGCAAGTTTCGGTGCTGGGTACAAAATAAATAAAGGATACATTGAAATCGCAAATTATAGTTACAAATCTCTGGAATTGGACAAGAAGAATTCAGAAAATGCACTAGTGACTAAATCCACGCAAGATGGGCTGGAAAACGGTAGCCAACTTATCGACGGCGACATCCAGTTTGAGCTTTCAGTCAACATTGGAGATACACTAGAGTATGTAGCAACTGACGATGAAAATGCGCCGCAAAAATCAAACTTGGTTGCAGAGAAGATTGCGAGTTTTGAACGTAAACTATCCTCTGGGCTATTAAAGTTTTCAAAAATCGGACGACCTCAATTCAAGAGGAGTTACAAGAGGGTCTTTTCAATGTTCAAACCAAAGAATGCCAAAAAGTACATGTACATTACCAAGACAAATGAAAAGGTCGACAATTGGAGGAAGATTTATAACAAGTGGTCCAAATGGAGCAGGAGACATCCCGATCTTGCAAGGTACGTTTATTTGGCCGCTGGGTCTATATGA
- a CDS encoding hypothetical protein (encoded by transcript BEWA_047890A), with amino-acid sequence MSSIGVDIKHKCQQNDKKVKGRGTKKTCIKHGFKAYLRNVDIKTKGAACKVCRHKSNGIKITNLKYDGDELKNAYGSLLTDKHETITELSVFYSRTYDSNNDIIKKPLLLRIKDNSTYHWYSNADADDTEEDEQSLEPKAPANTRWKNIDGSKFYNGAQAQKDFKNALDKLTCKLHAPHYVDIFQNSDVEKKYSCPVCGRYDITVSEEKNSVPGYKKYKHSYNADVKSVKYKDVVLKLKDYEDGPMPLSEEIKNLTVYYWKEDKKHTKPLVMEVGVFSSGLVPLGNDGNLSDNDNTKWSMIIPETPPDNGLLELSEKELPLKLQEHKCKLFQTVEINVSVKTGNYENKYCKEVIKKEKCTNENSHKEVQVTGYNGHVPTGYGAFRHTYKNDGETKTFTITDFKGGPKVSFPIWEVTELVVFFASCTDPNDNATKTPLLVYVGSDDGKTHKWYGRSNNEEEWQEEYRYVNLNRKSPQEAYSKGALKKFLDDIMENLGLQCPEDKKVEEIQPQQELGQTRSGETEEEEEEEDKTHAEEVKAKSAELEAPIQKLQDESLEKTTEVPAADLSDQVPDTESETKILLQETDRSDADKTEVGLGGAAPPGSVPAPTTPPLPKTEVKENKGDTDSHGEKGAPGLCGYRGITALPGGTYSAYQYLPGESGSIDRSSSRLSGSAGKHEQGDKGEAGPPAIKKPEVEGGPGKGTISFGSSWYDGFDFKNLIGRATPKPTTETQTIQALVHHFAQQSSVSGLGPPQPYSPGSNPPEIIKTTISVTTGILGTSALACFVGWKLYNRSKGDPWVRQI; translated from the coding sequence ATGTCATCAATAGGTGTAGATATCAAGCACAAATGCCAACAGAATGATAAGAAAGTAAAGGGTAGAGGTACAAAAAAAACATGTATCAAGCATGGTTTTAAGGCATATTTGAGAAATGTAGACATCAAAACTAAGGGGGCAGCTTGCAAAGTATGTCGTCATAAGAGTAATGGAATAAAGATAACTAATCTAAAatatgatggagatgaacTCAAAAATGCATATGGGTCTTTACTTACCGATAAACATGAGACTATCACTGAGCTTTCAGTCTTCTATAGCAGAACCTATGACAGCAATAATGACATCATAAAGAAGCCTCTTCTACTTAGAATCAAAGACAATAGTACATACCACTGGTATTCCAACGCAGACGCAGATGATACTGAAGAAGACGAACAAAGTTTGGAACCTAAAGCACCTGCAAATACtagatggaagaatattGATGGTAGCAAATTTTACAATGGAGCTCAAGCACAgaaagattttaaaaatgcatTAGACAAGCTCACCTGCAAACTCCACGCACCTCATTAtgttgatatttttcaGAACAGTGATGTTGAGAAAAAATACTCTTGTCCTGTCTGTGGAAGATACGATATCACAGTTTCTGAAGAGAAGAACAGTGTTCCTGGatataaaaagtacaagCATTCGTACAATGCTGATGTAAAATCCGTTAAATACAAAGATGTTGTTCTTAAATTGAAAGATTATGAGGACGGACCCATGCCACTTAGTGAGGAGATTAAAAATCTTACAGTATATTATTGGAAGGAAGATAAGAAGCATACAAAGCCTCTTGTGATGGAAGTTGGTGTTTTTAGTAGCGGCCTAGTGCCTCTTGGTAATGATGGGAATCTAAGTGACAACGACAACACCAAGTGGAGTATGATAATACCTGAAACTCCTCCTGATAATGGTTTGCTAGAACTTTCTGAAAAAGAACTTCCGCTCAAGCTTCAAGAGCATAAGTGTAAACTCTTCCAAACAGTAGAGATAAATGTCTCAGTAAAGACTGgaaattatgaaaataagTACTGTAAAGAGGTGATAAAGAAAGAAAAGTGCACAAATGAAAACTCTCATAAGGAAGTACAAGTTACTGGTTACAATGGTCATGTACCAACCGGATACGGAGCCTTTAGGCACACCTATAAGAATGATGGAGAGACCAAGACATTTACTATAACTGATTTCAAAGGTGGTCCCAAGGTATCCTTTCCGATATGGGAGGTCACAGAACTAGTTGTCTTCTTTGCCTCTTGCACTGATCCTAATGATAATGCTACCAAAACACCTCTTCTGGTCTATGTGGGCAGTGATGATGGAAAGACTCATAAGTGGTACGGTAGATCgaataatgaagaagagtgGCAAGAAGAGTACAGGTATGTTAACCTAAATAGAAAATCACCACAAGAAGCTTATTCTAAGGGTGCTCTTAAAAAATTTCTAGATGACATTATGGAGAATCTAGGACTTCAATGTCCAGAAGATAAGAAAGTAGAGGAGATACAACCACAACAAGAACTAGGACAAACACGATCTGGGGAAactgaagaagaagaagaagaagaggataaaaCTCATGCTGAAGAAGTTAAAGCTAAATCTGCAGAACTAGAAGCTCCCATTCAAAAACTTCAAGATGAATCTCTTGAAAAAACTACTGAAGTTCCAGCagctgacttatctgaccaggttcctgatactgagtctgagactaagattctcctacaagAAACTGATAGAAGTGATGCTGATAAAACTGAAGTAGGCCTTGGTGGAGCTGCTCCTCCTGGTTCTGTTCCTGCTCCAACTACTCCACCTCTTCCTAAAACTGAAGTTAAAGAAAACAAAGGAGATACTGATTCTCATGGTGAAAAAGGTGCTCCTGGACTATGTGGTTATAGGGGTATTACTGCTCTTCCTGGAGGAACTTATTCTGCTTATCAATACTTACCTGGAGAATCAGGCTCTATTGATCGATCCTCATCTAGACTTTCCGGTTCTGCTGGTAAACATGAACAGGGTGATAAAGGAGAAGCAGGTCCACCTGCTATTAAAAAACCTGAAGTTGAAGGAGGCCCTGGTAAGGGGACTATAAGTTTTGGTTCGTCATGGTATGATGGttttgattttaaaaacttAATTGGAAGAGCAACTCCTAAACCTACTACTGAAACACAAACTATTCAAGCTTTAGTTCACCATTTTGCTCAACAATCCTCAGTCTCTGGTCTTGGCCCTCCTCAACCATATTCTCCTGGTTCTAATCCTCCTGAAATTATTAAGACTACCATCTCTGTAACTACGGGTATTCTTGGcacttctgccttggcttgttttgtaggatggaaactttataatcgtTCTAagggagatccttgggtaCGACAGATTTAG
- a CDS encoding conserved hypothetical protein (encoded by transcript BEWA_047920A), which produces MHLMDPLYSYYRSIISSLNATNTYETNAELLREINDVNPEVVRGAYGLINDCKIVRFVYSPDDETELQAFYALDGNEKECLFMSGFCTCKFCMM; this is translated from the exons ATGCACCTCATGGATCCCTTGTACAGCTACTATCGCTCCATAATATCCTCACTCAACGCCACAAACACCTACGAAACAA ACGCAGAACTGCTAAGAGAAATCAATGACGTCAACCCCGAAGTCGTGAGAGGGGCGTACGGCTTGATCAACGACTGCAAGATTGTGAGATTTGTCTATTCTCCAGACGACGAAACTGAACTCCAGGCGTTTTACGCTCTCGACGGGAATGAGAAGGAGTGTCTCTTTATGAGCGGATTTTGCACATGTAAGTTTTGTATGATGTAA